The DNA sequence CAAAGAAGGCACCATCGCCAAAGCCAAACAGCTCATCGCCCTCTACGAAAAAGACGGCATCTCAAAAGACCGCGTCCTCATCAAAATCGCCTCCACCTGGGAAGGCATCAAAGCCGCCGAAGAACTCGAAAAAGAAGGCATCCACTGCAACCTCACCCTCCTCTTCTCGCTCGCCCAAGCCATCGCCTGCGCCGAAGCCAAAGTGCAGCTCATCTCCCCCTTCGTTGGCCGCATCTACGACTGGTATAAGAAAGCCGAAGGCCGGGACTACATCGGCGCGGAAGACCCGGGCGTCCAATCGGTCCAAAGCATCTACCAATACTACAAAAAATTCGGCTATCAGACCGAAGTCATGGGGGCCAGCTTCCGGAACAAAGGGCAAATCGTGGAACTGGCCGGCTGCGACCTCCTCACCATCAGCCCGGGCCTCTTGAAAGAACTTCACGAAAGCCAGGAACCGGTGGAAGAAAAGCTGAACGAAGCCGCCGCCAAGGAAAGCGAAATCGAACAGCTCCACCTCGACGAAAAAACCTTCCGCTTCCTCTTCAACGAAGACGCCATGGCCACCGAAAAAACCGCCGAAGGGATCCGCAAATTTGCC is a window from the Verrucomicrobiota bacterium genome containing:
- the tal gene encoding transaldolase; the protein is METATATTQLEQLKAFTKVVADTGDFETMKEYQPQDATTNPSLILAAAQKPEYDHLINQAVAELKGSGETGPALVEAIIDRILILFGKEILQIVPGRVSTETDARLSFDKEGTIAKAKQLIALYEKDGISKDRVLIKIASTWEGIKAAEELEKEGIHCNLTLLFSLAQAIACAEAKVQLISPFVGRIYDWYKKAEGRDYIGAEDPGVQSVQSIYQYYKKFGYQTEVMGASFRNKGQIVELAGCDLLTISPGLLKELHESQEPVEEKLNEAAAKESEIEQLHLDEKTFRFLFNEDAMATEKTAEGIRKFAVDMVKLEKLIEAKL